A single window of Bradyrhizobium daqingense DNA harbors:
- a CDS encoding D-alanyl-D-alanine carboxypeptidase family protein, translating into MAFPLSQLRRPRLTAGALARGLIAAVLVMGIGWGGAIYAANQSVQGAKKAEDAGFDGDAPTAILIEASSGSVLFEKNADELRAPSSMMKLMTAEVVFNAVKKGDIKLTDEYRISENAWRRGGAPSGSSTMFAAINSKVSVDDLLHGAIIQSGNDACIALAEAMAGNERIFAADFMTKRARELGLTRSTFANASGLPDPGNKMTVRELGMLARHIILDFPEFYKLFGEKEFTWNKIRQPNRNPLLNSMEGADGLKTGFTKEGGYGMVGSAVQNGTRLIVVVNGLDDPDDRATEAKKMLEWGFRNFETRTLIAAEHAVGYAKVFGGESRSVKLVAKTPVKVMVHRNGSDKLIARVVYSGPVRAPVEAGQRIGVVKVWRSGNIAVETPVYAAEAVGTGSTMRRAIDGASELVIGMFRAGAEKL; encoded by the coding sequence ATGGCATTTCCTCTTTCCCAGCTTCGTCGCCCACGGCTCACCGCCGGTGCGCTGGCGCGCGGGCTGATCGCGGCGGTTCTGGTCATGGGCATCGGCTGGGGCGGGGCGATCTACGCCGCCAACCAGAGCGTCCAGGGCGCCAAGAAAGCGGAGGACGCAGGTTTCGACGGCGATGCCCCGACTGCGATCCTGATCGAGGCCTCCTCGGGCAGCGTGCTGTTCGAGAAGAACGCCGACGAGCTGCGCGCGCCCTCCAGCATGATGAAGCTGATGACCGCGGAGGTCGTCTTCAACGCCGTCAAGAAGGGCGACATCAAGCTGACGGACGAGTATCGGATCAGCGAGAATGCTTGGCGCAGGGGCGGGGCGCCCTCGGGCAGCTCGACCATGTTCGCCGCCATCAACAGCAAGGTCTCGGTCGACGATCTCCTGCATGGGGCCATCATCCAGAGCGGCAACGATGCCTGTATCGCACTCGCCGAGGCCATGGCGGGCAACGAGCGGATCTTCGCGGCCGACTTCATGACCAAGCGCGCGCGCGAGCTCGGTCTCACCCGATCGACCTTCGCCAACGCGAGCGGCTTGCCAGATCCCGGCAACAAGATGACGGTGCGCGAGCTCGGCATGCTTGCCCGGCATATCATCCTGGATTTCCCCGAGTTCTACAAACTGTTCGGCGAGAAGGAGTTCACCTGGAACAAGATCCGCCAGCCGAACCGGAATCCGCTGCTCAATTCGATGGAAGGCGCCGACGGCCTCAAGACCGGCTTCACCAAGGAAGGCGGCTACGGCATGGTCGGCTCGGCCGTGCAGAACGGCACGCGGCTGATCGTGGTCGTCAACGGATTGGACGATCCTGATGACCGTGCCACGGAAGCCAAGAAGATGCTGGAATGGGGCTTTCGCAATTTCGAGACCCGCACGCTGATCGCGGCCGAGCATGCCGTCGGTTACGCCAAGGTGTTCGGCGGCGAGAGCCGTTCGGTCAAGCTCGTCGCCAAGACGCCCGTGAAGGTGATGGTGCACAGGAACGGCAGCGACAAGCTGATCGCCCGCGTCGTCTATAGCGGCCCGGTGCGGGCGCCGGTCGAGGCCGGCCAGAGGATCGGCGTGGTCAAAGTCTGGCGCAGCGGCAACATTGCGGTGGAGACGCCGGTCTATGCCGCCGAGGCTGTTGGCACCGGCTCGACCATGCGCCGCGCGATCGACGGTGCCAGCGAGCTCGTGATCGGTATGTTCCGCGCAGGCGCCGAGAAGCTCTGA
- a CDS encoding alpha/beta fold hydrolase yields MSSTRMIKANGVELFLREQGQGPLVVLCHGWPELSYSWRHQIPALAAAGFRVVAPDMRGYGQSAAPPDVAAYSIFDTVGDVVGLVQALGESKAMVVGHDWGAPVAWHAALFRPDIFTAVAGLSVPPPFRGRGKPLDLLRQGGITNFYWQYFQTPGVAEAELERDVARTMRVVLGGRGLADPSAAMFVQEGRGFLGHAGAEEPLPAWLSEADLAYFTESFRKTGFRGGLNWYRNIDRNWELTAPWQDAQIHQPSLFIAGSKDAVITGLIGAKRVNELERVLPNLKRKLILDGAGHWVQQERPEEVNAALVTFLKESAAQ; encoded by the coding sequence ATGTCCTCAACCCGGATGATCAAAGCCAACGGCGTCGAGCTCTTCCTCCGCGAGCAGGGTCAGGGGCCGCTCGTGGTGCTGTGTCATGGCTGGCCCGAACTGTCCTATTCCTGGCGCCATCAGATCCCGGCTCTGGCGGCGGCTGGCTTTCGTGTCGTCGCCCCCGACATGCGAGGGTACGGCCAGAGCGCAGCGCCGCCCGACGTGGCCGCCTACTCCATCTTCGATACCGTCGGTGACGTCGTCGGCCTGGTCCAGGCGCTGGGTGAGAGCAAGGCGATGGTGGTCGGCCACGACTGGGGCGCACCGGTGGCCTGGCACGCGGCGCTGTTCCGCCCCGACATCTTCACGGCCGTGGCGGGCCTGAGCGTGCCGCCGCCGTTCCGGGGCCGCGGCAAGCCGCTCGACCTGCTGCGCCAGGGTGGCATCACGAACTTCTATTGGCAGTATTTCCAGACGCCGGGCGTCGCCGAGGCAGAGCTCGAGCGCGACGTGGCCCGCACCATGCGCGTCGTGCTCGGCGGGCGCGGCCTGGCCGATCCCTCGGCGGCCATGTTCGTGCAGGAAGGCAGGGGCTTTCTCGGCCATGCTGGCGCCGAGGAGCCGCTGCCCGCCTGGCTGAGCGAGGCTGACCTCGCCTATTTCACCGAAAGCTTCCGCAAGACCGGCTTCCGCGGCGGGTTGAACTGGTACCGCAATATCGACCGCAATTGGGAGCTCACGGCGCCCTGGCAGGACGCGCAGATCCATCAGCCCTCGCTGTTCATCGCCGGCTCGAAGGATGCCGTCATCACCGGCCTGATCGGGGCCAAGCGGGTCAACGAGCTCGAGCGCGTGCTGCCCAATCTCAAGCGCAAGCTGATCCTCGACGGCGCCGGCCATTGGGTCCAGCAGGAACGGCCCGAGG